CTGGCCCGGCCAACAACAGCCTGGTGATCGGCACCTCGCAAGAGCCGCCGAACATCTATGACCCCTGGAACACCAACAACCTCGCCGTGACGAGCGAGATCAACGGCTACATGACGGCCAGCCTGATTGGCCTGGACGACGACGGCGAGCCTTACGCCGACATCGCCACCCGCGTGCCCAGCATTGCCAACGGCGACTACAAGATCGTCAAGAACGCCGCTGGCGACGTGGTGCGCAACTCGGTGACCTACACCATCCGCAAGGACGCCAAGTGGAGCGACGGCACCCCCATCAAGGTGGCCGACTTCCAGTTCTGGCTGCGCCTGGTCAACGATGACCGCGTGCCGGTGCCCGACCGCTCGCCCTGGAACCGCGCCAAGATCACGGTGGCGGACAACGACACCTTCACCATCACCTACGAGCCGCCCTACCTGTTTGCGGATCAGACCAGCCCCAGCCTGGCCCCCAGCCATGTGATGGGCGCGGCCTGGAACGCCTTCGACGCCAAGACGAAGAACGAGAAAGACGCCAAGGTGATCAACGAGGAGTGGAAGAAGTTCATCTCGGCCTATACCACGGCGCGCAACCTGCCCAAGGTGGTCGCCGGGCCCTTCCGCCCCACCGGCTGGCGCAGCGGCAACAGCCTGACCATGACCCGCAACCCCAACTACTGGGGCCACCCCAAGGATCAGGACAAGTACGTCCAGACCGTCACCTACCGCTTTATTCCCAACACCAACACCCTGAAGGTGAACATCCTGTCCGGTCAGCTGGACGCGGTGAGCGCCGTGGGCCTGACCTTCGACCAGGGCGTGGACCTCGCCCGCAACGAGCGTGGCAAGTACAAGACCTACTTCGTGCCCGGCGCGGTGTGGGAGCACATTGACGTGAACACCCGTGGCCAGAAGGCCAAGGACCTGGACATGGACGACCCCCGCATGCGCCAGGCGCTGCTGTACTCCATTGACCGCGACGCGCTGGTCAAGGCGCTGTTCCAGGGCCGCCAGGCCGTGTCCAACAGCTGGGTCAACCCCATCTCCAAGCTGTACAAGAAAGACGTCAACGACTACAACTACAACCCTGCCCGCGCCAAGCAGCTGTTTGCCGCCCTGGGCTGGACCCCCGGCCCCGACGGTATTCTGCAAAAAGGCGGCAAGAAGCTCAGCCTGAACTTCTCCACCACGGCGGGCAACACGGTGCGCGAGCGCGTGCAGCAGATCCTCCAGGCCCAGTGGAAGCAGGTGGGCGTGCAGGTGAACATCCAGAACTACCCCTCCAGCGTGATCTTCGGGCCCGACTTCCTCAGCAAAGGTCAGGAAGGCAAGTGGGACCTGGCCATGTACGCCTGGACCGGCAACCCCATCTTCGAAGAAGGCAACCTCTTCAAGGGCGAGGGCATCCCCACCGCCGCCAACGGCTACTCCGGCCAGAACAACCCCGGCTGGAACAACGCCGAATTCAACAAGCTGCACAAGCAGGCGCAGGTGGAATTTAACCTCGCCGACCGCATCAAGCTCTTTGACCGCATGCAGGCCATCTGGAACAGCGAAGTGCCCTCGCTGCCGCTGTACTACCGCGTGAACGTGTACACCAAGGTCCCGGGTCTGGTGAACTACACCTTCAGCGCCTACACCCTGTACCCCAGCTGGAACTCGGCCAAGATCGGCTGGGCGTCGAGGGGCGCCGTCGAGGAGTACAAGCAGAAGTAAGCCGGTCACCCCCAGCGGCGCCCCTGGGCCAGCTGGGATACCGGAGCGGGAGGAGATGCCAGGTCATCGGCAGTTCCTCCCGCCTCTCTTGGGCCCCGCCCACCTGTGTCGAGGACTGTTATGGGAACCTACGCGCTGCGCCGCGTCATTCAGATGATTCCGCTGCTGTTCGTGATCAGCCTGCTGATCTTTATGCTCACCGCCCTGCAACCCGGCGACCCGGTGGACCAGCTGGTGTTCGGCAACAGCAACATCACCTCCGAAGACATCGCCCGCCTCAAGGCCGCCTACGGCCTGGATCAGGCGTGGTACACCCGCTATTTCTTCTGGCTCAAGCAGGCCCTGACCGGCAATTTCGGGTACTCGCAGGACTTCGGGATTCCGGCCTGGGACTTCGTGTTCCAGCAGCGCCTGCCCAACACCCTGCTGCTCACGGTGCCCGCACTGGTCATCAGCACCCTGATCGCGGTGCCGCTGGGCATTTTCAGCGCGGTGCGGCAGTACTCGGCGCTGGATTACGTGCTGACCTTTTTTGCCTTTGTGGCGGTCAGCGCCCCGGTGTTCTGGGTCGGTGCACTGGCGCTGTATTTCTTCGCAGTGTTTCTGCCGCAGGCCACGGGGGGGATGGTGTCGTTGCCACCGGGGGGCCTGGGCAGTCCAGAGCTGCCGGCCGACGCCAATTGGTGGGTGGTGGTACTCGACAAACTGAAGTACCTGCTGCTGCCGCTGATGATCCTGATGCTGCGCGAGATCGCCGTGACGCTGCGCTTTATGCGCGCCAACATGCTTGAAACCTTGACCCAGGACTACGTGCGCACCGCCCGCGCCAAGGGGCTGGCCGACCGCCGCGTGCTGTACAAGCACGCCCTGCGCAACGCGGTCACGCCCATCGTGACCCTGCTGGGCCTGAGCATTCCTGGCCTGTTCGGCGGCGCGGTGATCACCGAGACGGTGTTCTCCTGGCCCGGCATGGGCAAGGCGATTCTGGACGCCCTGGTGAGCAAGGACTTCAACGTGGTGATGGTCTGCCTGATGATGCTGGCGCTCCTGACCGTCGTTTTTCAGCTGCTGACCGACCTGGCCTACGGCCTGGTGGATCCGCGCATTCGCTACTCGTGAGGCCCCTGTGACCACTGTCGCTCCCCGGACCCTGGCGGCGCCCAAGAGCCGCTCCACCTTTCAGATTGCCATGCGCCGCCTGCGCAAGCACAAGGCCGCCATGACCAGCCTGGTCGTGATCGTGCTGCTGATCCTGGCGGCCCTGTTCGCCCCCTGGCTGGCCCCGCACGACCCCAACGCCCAGGATCTGGCCGGCATCTATGCGCCGCCCAGTGCCCAGCATCTGCTGGGCCAGGACAGTCTGGGGCGCGACCTGCTGTCACGCATCATCTACGGCAGCCGCGTCAGCCTGATCGTGGGCTTCACGGTGGCGCTGTTCAGCGTGGCCCTGGGCACCCTGATGGGCCTGCTGGCCGGTTTTCTCAGTGGGCGCGTGGACACCGTGATCAGCCGCTTCATCGAGATCATGTTGTCCATCCCGGAACTGCCGCTGCAGCTTACGCTCAGTGGCCTGTTTGCCGTCAGCGACCTGCCCGCCATCGTGGCGCTGCGGCAGAACCCCAACTCCAGCGTCTTTATCATCGTCGCCATCTTCACGTTCTTCGGCTGGATGGGCACCGCCCGCCTCGTGCGCGGCGAGGTCCTGAAGCTCAAGAACCTGGAATACGTGGACGCCGCCCGGGCCCTGGGTGCGCGCAGTGGCCGCATCATGTTCCGGCATCTGGTGCCCAACGTGGTGGCCGTCATTATTGTGAACGGCACCCTGGCGGTGGGCGGGGCCATTCTGGGCGAGGCCGCGCTGTCTTTCCTGGGCTTCGGCATTCAGCCGCCGGTCTCGACCTGGGGCAACATGCTTTCCAACGCCAACGAGGTCGTGCTGGAGCATCCTTTTATTGCGCTGTACCCCGGTCTGGCCATCCTGCTCACTGTGCTGGCTTTTAACTTTCTGGGCGACGGCCTGCGCGACGCCTTTGATCCCAAGAGCCGCCTGTAAGCCTGCCCCGCCTCTCCACCCCCGCCCAGCGGGGGTTTTTTCTTATGCTGCGCTGGCTTTGGCGTATGCTGACAGGGTGATTGTGCTCGGTATTGATCCTGGACTGGCAAACCTCGGCCTTGGGCTGGTGGAGGGGAACGTGCGTAAAGCGCATCACCTGTACCACGTCTGCCTGACCACCGAGAGCGCCTGGATCATGCCCCGGCGCCTGCAGTACATCCATGAAGAAGTCTCGCGCCTGCTGGCCGAGTACCGCCCCGACGCGGTGGCCATCGAGGACCAGATTCTGCGCAAGCAGGCAGATGTGGCCTTCAAGGTGGGGCAGGCCTTTGGCGTGGTGCAGCTGGCCTGCGCGCAGGCGGGCGTGCCCGTGCACAGCTACGGTCCCATGCAGGTCAAGCGGTCCCTGGTGGGCACCGGCCGCGCCGAGAAAGAACAGGTCATTTACATGGTCAAGGCCACCCTGGGTGTGCGCGAACTGTTCAACAACCACGCCGCCGACGCCCTGGCGCTGGCCCTGACCCATCTGGCCAGCGCGCCGCTGCAGGGCCGGACGGCGGCGCTGCTGGCCCGCGCCCGCTGACGGTGGACCTGCCGTTCCTCTGGCCCCTGCTGCTGTCCACAGGGCTCACGTTTGCCTGGCTCTGGTTTTTTGTCCGCCGCGACCGTCATCCAGAGCCGCTGTGGCTGCTGGCGCGCACCTTTGGCTGGGGCATGCTGGCCTGGGTCATTGCGGCGGCGTTCGGGGCCAGCCTGGGACAGTTGCTGTCCTCGCCCCTGCCACTGGTGGCGGCCTTCGTCGTGCTCCTGACGGCGGTGCTGGAAGAAGGCTTCAAGTTCGTGGCCGCCACCACGGCCATCACCGAGCTCAGTTTCGATGAACCGATGGACGGCCTAGTGTACGCCGTGACCGCGGCCCTGGGCTTCGCCCTGATGGAAAACCTTACCTACACCCTGGGTTTTGGCAGTGGGGCCGGCGCGTGGCATGCCGTCTTTGCCACGCTGGCCCACGCGCTGTTCAGTGCGCCGCAGGGGTACGCGCTGGGTGGGCTGCACTGGCAGCGGGGGCGCGCCTGGGTGGTACAGGGCCTGCTGGTCAGCGTCATTTTGCACGCCGTGTTCAATGGTCTGCTGGTGGGCGGGGCTGGGTGGCCGCAACTCGCGGCACTGGGGGCTATTACCGTGCTGATGGTGGTGCTGGCCGGCCGCTATTACCTGGCCTTTGAAGCCCACGCCCGGCAGCACGGCCCGTCGGCCTATTTTTTGCAGGAGCAGGCCCGCAGGCGCCAGCGTTGATTTCTAAGCATTCGGGTTCATTCGCTGTGGCAGAACGGATGAACCCGACCGGAAAGCCTTGCAGAGGGGCGCGGCCGAGCAGAAAAAGCGGTGGCGGAGGGGCTGGAACGGATGACCCGGCATCCGTCCTACAGCGTGTCGTGCCCCGTCTGGCCAGCCACCCAGTGCTCGCCGCTGTCGTCGCACTCCCGTTTCCACACCGGCACCTGCACCTTCAGGTGTTCGATGATGAAGTCGCACGCCTCCAGGGCCGCGCGGCGGTGGGCGCTGGCCACGCCAATCAGAATGCTGGCCTCGCCCGGCTGCAGGCGGCCAGTGCGGTGCTGAATATAGACGCGCAACTCACCGAACCGCTCGCGGGCGGTCTGCGCCGCCTGGGCCATCACCCGTAGGGCCAGGGGCGCATAGGCTTCGTAATCAATCCAGTGCACCACCTTCCCGGCATTGGGGCTGCGCACGGTCCCCACGAAATAGGCCTGGGCACCGTACTGCGGCCGCACCAGAAAGCTGTCGGCGG
The nucleotide sequence above comes from Deinococcus multiflagellatus. Encoded proteins:
- a CDS encoding peptide ABC transporter substrate-binding protein: MKKTLALTAFLLGAALAGPANNSLVIGTSQEPPNIYDPWNTNNLAVTSEINGYMTASLIGLDDDGEPYADIATRVPSIANGDYKIVKNAAGDVVRNSVTYTIRKDAKWSDGTPIKVADFQFWLRLVNDDRVPVPDRSPWNRAKITVADNDTFTITYEPPYLFADQTSPSLAPSHVMGAAWNAFDAKTKNEKDAKVINEEWKKFISAYTTARNLPKVVAGPFRPTGWRSGNSLTMTRNPNYWGHPKDQDKYVQTVTYRFIPNTNTLKVNILSGQLDAVSAVGLTFDQGVDLARNERGKYKTYFVPGAVWEHIDVNTRGQKAKDLDMDDPRMRQALLYSIDRDALVKALFQGRQAVSNSWVNPISKLYKKDVNDYNYNPARAKQLFAALGWTPGPDGILQKGGKKLSLNFSTTAGNTVRERVQQILQAQWKQVGVQVNIQNYPSSVIFGPDFLSKGQEGKWDLAMYAWTGNPIFEEGNLFKGEGIPTAANGYSGQNNPGWNNAEFNKLHKQAQVEFNLADRIKLFDRMQAIWNSEVPSLPLYYRVNVYTKVPGLVNYTFSAYTLYPSWNSAKIGWASRGAVEEYKQK
- a CDS encoding ABC transporter permease, with amino-acid sequence MGTYALRRVIQMIPLLFVISLLIFMLTALQPGDPVDQLVFGNSNITSEDIARLKAAYGLDQAWYTRYFFWLKQALTGNFGYSQDFGIPAWDFVFQQRLPNTLLLTVPALVISTLIAVPLGIFSAVRQYSALDYVLTFFAFVAVSAPVFWVGALALYFFAVFLPQATGGMVSLPPGGLGSPELPADANWWVVVLDKLKYLLLPLMILMLREIAVTLRFMRANMLETLTQDYVRTARAKGLADRRVLYKHALRNAVTPIVTLLGLSIPGLFGGAVITETVFSWPGMGKAILDALVSKDFNVVMVCLMMLALLTVVFQLLTDLAYGLVDPRIRYS
- a CDS encoding ABC transporter permease, which encodes MTTVAPRTLAAPKSRSTFQIAMRRLRKHKAAMTSLVVIVLLILAALFAPWLAPHDPNAQDLAGIYAPPSAQHLLGQDSLGRDLLSRIIYGSRVSLIVGFTVALFSVALGTLMGLLAGFLSGRVDTVISRFIEIMLSIPELPLQLTLSGLFAVSDLPAIVALRQNPNSSVFIIVAIFTFFGWMGTARLVRGEVLKLKNLEYVDAARALGARSGRIMFRHLVPNVVAVIIVNGTLAVGGAILGEAALSFLGFGIQPPVSTWGNMLSNANEVVLEHPFIALYPGLAILLTVLAFNFLGDGLRDAFDPKSRL
- the ruvC gene encoding crossover junction endodeoxyribonuclease RuvC; its protein translation is MIVLGIDPGLANLGLGLVEGNVRKAHHLYHVCLTTESAWIMPRRLQYIHEEVSRLLAEYRPDAVAIEDQILRKQADVAFKVGQAFGVVQLACAQAGVPVHSYGPMQVKRSLVGTGRAEKEQVIYMVKATLGVRELFNNHAADALALALTHLASAPLQGRTAALLARAR
- a CDS encoding PrsW family intramembrane metalloprotease encodes the protein MPFLWPLLLSTGLTFAWLWFFVRRDRHPEPLWLLARTFGWGMLAWVIAAAFGASLGQLLSSPLPLVAAFVVLLTAVLEEGFKFVAATTAITELSFDEPMDGLVYAVTAALGFALMENLTYTLGFGSGAGAWHAVFATLAHALFSAPQGYALGGLHWQRGRAWVVQGLLVSVILHAVFNGLLVGGAGWPQLAALGAITVLMVVLAGRYYLAFEAHARQHGPSAYFLQEQARRRQR
- the moaD gene encoding molybdopterin converting factor subunit 1, translating into MQLNVVFFARLKRETGLDQLRVEAPDGCDVRTLATLVERQTGVTLRGCMVAVNETYAQPDTPLAAGDEVAFLPPVAGGSEADDATHCALSDQPLYLDAADSFLVRPQYGAQAYFVGTVRSPNAGKVVHWIDYEAYAPLALRVMAQAAQTARERFGELRVYIQHRTGRLQPGEASILIGVASAHRRAALEACDFIIEHLKVQVPVWKRECDDSGEHWVAGQTGHDTL